CTCACCCGATTCGACCTGCGCCAGGTCGACAGCGGTTCGGGCGACCAGTGGATCGCCGCCGGCGCACTGGCGATCTCCGCCCTGGCCGGCTCCAAGCTCACCTCCTGGCCGCACTGGACCGGCGCGCCCCACGCCACGCTGCGCGTCGTCACGCTGGTCCTGCTCGCCCTGAACCTGGCCTGGTACGTCGTGCTGCTGGTCGCGGAGATCCGGCACCCGAGGCTGCACTACAACATCCGCCGCTGGGCCACGGTCTTCCCGCTCGGCATGACCGCCGTCGCCACCCTGTCAACCTCCACGGCCGCGGGCGTCTCCTGGCTGCACCCGCTCGGCCAGGTCCTGCTCTGGATCGCCTGCGCCGCGTGGCTCGTGACCGCGGCCCTGCTCGCCGCCACCATGACCGGCCGCGTCAAGGACTGAGGCCCCGTCGCGGACTCAGCAGGCTCAGCCGTCCAGCCTGGCGAGCAGCAGCGCGACGTCGTCCGTCCGGTTGGCCGGAGGCAGCGTGTCCGCCAGCAGCCGGTCCGCCAGCGACTCGAGCGACTCCGGCGAACGGGGGCCCACCTGCCTCAGCACGGCCTGCAGGCGGTCGATGCCCTCGTCGATGGCGATGCCCGGGCGTTCGACGAGGCCGTCCGTGTAGAGCGCCAGCACGGACCCGGGCGCCAGGCTCAGCTCCTGCACCGGGTACCGGAACGACGGGTCGACGCCGAGCAGCACGCCACCGCCCAGATCGAGCACCTCGGTGCGGCCGTCGGGGTGACGCAGCACCGGCGGCAGGTGTCCGGCCCGTACGCCGCGCGCCCGCCCTGACGCCGGGTCGAGTTCCACCAGGCAGCAGCTGGCGAGCAGGCGCGAGTCCAGGTCGGGCAGGAGCCGGTTGAGGTGTTCGAGCACCTCGCCCGGCGGGAAGCCGCTGGCCACGAAGGCCCGGACCGCGCTGCGCAGCTGCCCCATCAGCCCGGCCGCCGCGACGCTGTGCCCCTCGACGTCGCCGACCACCAGGCACAGCCCACGGGTCGTCACGATCACGTCGTACCAGTCGCCGCCGATCTCCATGCCGAGCGTCCCGGGCAGATAGCGGGCCGTGACGCCGACGCCCTCCAGCCGGGGCAGCGCGTGCGGGAGCAGCGCCTGCTGCAGCCCCCGGGCGAGCGCGAACTCCGCGTCGTAGAGCCGGGCGCGTTCGAGCGCCTGCGCGATCAGACCGCCGAGTGCGGTCAGGACCGCGCGCTCGTCCGGGGAGAAGCGGTGCGGTTCGTCGAAGCCGAGGATGCAGCTGCCCACCGGACGCCCGGAGGCGATCAGCGGCAGGAACGCCCAGGCGCACATCTGGTCGAGCGCGATGTCGGGATAGGCGCTGGACAGTTCGTCGACCGAGGCGAAGAAGATCGGGGCGCGGGTGGCCAGCGCCTCCGCCCCCGGCACCCGGGCACGGACGGGGGTGCCCTCGAAGGCGTCCAGAAAGCCCTCGGGGTAGCCGACCTGCAGGATCAGCCGCAGTCTGTGGTCCTCGGCCAGGTAGATCGCCACCTCCTGGCCGCCGAACGCGGGGAGGATCTGCTCGGCGACGACCCCGCACACCTCGCGCACCGAGACGGCCTCCGCCAGGGTGCTCGCCAGTTGCAGCAGGTGGTAGATGACCCCGGCGCCGGGCCCGGGCGCGACCGTCTCCGTGGCGCCGCCGTCCTGCCCGTCGTGCGCGTCGGTCGCGTCCCGACCTGGTTCCCCGTCCCGTGGCCCCTCCTTGGGCCCCTTCCGTTCCGGGTGGTCGCCGGCGACCACGGTTCCCGTCATGCCGTGGGCGTCGGGGTAGAGCCTGAACGCCAGCCAGCGGTCGGGCGGCCGACGGGCCAGGAAGGCGGTCGGCTGTCGGGAGATCACCGCCGCCCGGTGCCGGTCCTCGTAGGAGGGGTCGGCCAGCCAGGGAAACGCCTCCCAGAGCCGTCGGCCGATCAGTTCCTCGCGGCGGATCCCCAGCAGCAGCTCGCTGCCGAGGTTCGCGTAGTCGACCCGGCCTTCGGGGTCGAGCGAGAAGACGCCGCGGCGCATCCGCTCCACCGCCTGCGCCGCGGCCGGCACGGTTCCGATGTCGAGCACCGCGCCGGCCAGGTGCCGTCCGGAGCGGCCGTCCCCGCCCTCGCGCACCTGTCCCCAGACCTGGACCGGGCGGGACCGCTGGGTCTCACCGGTGACCTGCAGCCGCAGGGGCCGGAAACGGCCGGTTCGGGCCGCCCGGCGCAGCGCCGTCCGCAGCCTGGACAGGTCGCCGGGCTCGATCGCGGCGGCCACCGCCAGGGTGAGGGCGTCCACCCCGAAGGCGTCGGCCGCGCCGCCTCCTGCGGTCTCGGCTCCGGTGCCTGGTCGGGTGCCTGGTCCGGAGCCCGGTCCGCTGTCCGGTCCGGTGCCTGGTCCAGTGCCGGCTCCGGTTCCGGTGCCAGCTCCGGTGCCGTTGCCGGTTCCGGCGTCGGGCGCGAGCCCGAGGATGGCCCGCACCTCGTCGTCGACCGTGAGGACGCGCGTCTCCAGGTCCAGGTCGAACAGCCCGAGCCGGATGCCGGGGTCGGGCGGCCAGGGCAGCTCGGCGACCGTGCGCCGGCCTTCCACCTGCCCGCCCTCCGCGGCCAGCAGGTCCAGTTCGGCGCCGAACCTGCGCGCGGTCCGGCGCAGATGCCTGAGCGCCGCGGCGGGCACGCCGTCCGGAGTGGCGGGCCACAGCGCGCACAGCACGCCGTAGGTCTCCTCCCGGCCGCTCACCGGCACGTACGCCGAGGCGAAGGCGTAGGGCAGGCCCACCAGCAGCTGCGGGAAGCGCCGCATGGTGTCCTCCGCTCCGGACAGGTGCACGGTCCGTCCGGACCGGTAGGCCACCGGCGCGGGCAGCACCCCCAGCACCGACAGGCGCCGGAACGGCCCGAGGACGGCCAAGGGAAGCCCGGCGATCGTGCTCAGCATGAGCGAACGCCGGTCGCGGGACCGCAGGTAGACCAGCGCGCCGTACGCGCCGCTCCCGGTGATCGCGCGCTCCACCGCGTCCGCCTGCAGATCGTCGCAGCTGCGCTCCGCACCGGGCACGTCCTTGTCCTTCCCGGCCGAGCGGTGCAGCCTCTCCGGCCCACCTAGGTGCATCTCTTCTCTGTACGCCCGCCCCTCCCACCTGTCAAGGCGAAACCGCAGGTCGCAGGCTCCGTTCAGCCTGGTGCGGAGGGGCGTCCCCTCGTCACGGCGGGCGACGGCCGGAAGCGGGTTCAAGCGGGTTCAGGTGTTCGGACGCCCGGAGGCCAGCGCTGACGAAGATCCGTTATCGTCCGCTCAGCGGCCCAACCGACCGGCGGCCCCTGCGGAGGAGAAGCCCATGACGGACAGCAGGCGCGGCACGGCGGGCCTGGCGCTGATGATCGGCGCGCTGGGCGTGGTCTTCGGCGACATCGGCACCAGTCCGATCTACACCCTGCAGACGGTGTTCAACCCGGACGACCCGCACCCCGTGCCGGTCTCCGACGCGAACGTCTACGGCGTCGTCTCGCTGGTCTTCTGGTCGGTGGTGGTCATCGTCCTGGTCACGTACGTGCTGCTGGCCATGCGCGCCGACAACGACGGCGAGGGCGGCATCATGGCGCTGATCACCCTGCTGCGCCGGTCCACCTCCGCCCGGGGCCGGAAGACCGCCGCCGTGCTGGCCGCGCTGGGGATCTTCGGCGCGGCGCTCTTCCTCGGCGACAGCATGATCACGCCGGCGATCTCGGTGCTGTCCGCGATGGAGGGGCTCAAGGTCGTGGAGCCCTCGCTGGACAGCGCGGTGGTGCCGGGCACCGCCGCCATCATCGTGGTGCTGTTCCTGGTGCAGCGGCGCGGCTCGGGGACGGTGGGCAGCCTGTTCGGGCCGGTGATGATCGCCTGGTTCGTGGTGATCGGCGCCTGCGGCGTCACCGGCATCGTCGACCACCCGCGGATCCTGCGCGCGCTCTCGCCCAGCTACGCGCTGAGCTTCCTCTTCGGGCACTTCGGCACCGCCTTCTTCGCCCTGGCGGCGGTGGTGCTGGCGGTCACCGGCGCCGAGGCGCTCTACGCCGACATGGGCCACTTCGGCCGCCCGGCGATCACCCGCGCCTGGCTGTTCCTGGTCTTCCCGGCGTGCGTGCTCAGCTACCTGGGCCAGGGCGCGCTGATCCTGGCCGACCACACGAACATCAGCAGCCCGTTCTTCCTGCTCGCGCCCGGCTGGGGACGGCTGCCGCTGGTCATCCTGGCGACCGCCGCCACCGTGATCGCCTCGCAGGCGGTGATCACCGGCGCGTACTCGGTCGCCGCGCAGGCGGCCCAGCTCGGCTACCTGCCGAGGCTCCGCATCGCGCACACCTCGGAGTCGGAACGCGGCCAGATCTACGTCCCGTGGATCAACTGGCTGCTGCTGGTCTCGGTGCTGACCCTGGTCTTCGCCTTCCGCAGTTCGGCCGCGCTCGCCTTCGCCTTCGGCATGGCCGTCACCGGCACCATCACCATCACCACGCTGCTCTTCTTCTACATCGCCCGATCCCGCTGGAACACCCCGCTGTGGCTGGTCGTCACCGGAGCGACGGTGCTGCTCACCGTGGACCTGCTGTTCGTGGCGGCGAACGTGACCAAGCTGGTCCACGGCGCGTGGCTGCCGCTGCTGATCGGCTTCACCGCGTTCACCGTGATGACGACCTGGCAGCGCGGACGGCAGCTGGTCACCGCCGAGCGGGAGCGGCAGGAGGGCCCGCTGCGGGGCTTCGTCGACCGGCTCCACTTCCGTGAGGTCCCCGCGGCGCGGGTGCCCGGCACCGCCGTCTTCCTCAACCGCGGCAACACCACGACCCCACTGGCGATGCGGGCCAACGTCGAACACAACCACGTGCGGCACGAGCAGGTCGTGATCCTCTCCCTGGAGACCGACACGGTGCCGCGCGTCCCGGCCGAGGAGCGGATCACCGTCGACAACCTCGGCTACAGCCAGGACGGGATCATCCACGTCTCCGCGCGCTTCGGCTACATGGAGACCCCCGACGTGCCGGCCGCGCTGGCGCTGCTGGATCCGGCGGCCACCGAGGGGCCGCTGGACCTGGAGAACGCCTCCTACTTCCTGTCCACGATCGAGCTGCGCCGCGGCCAGGCACCCACCATGGCGGCCTGGCGCAAGCGGCTGTTCATCGCCACCTCCCACATCACCGCCGACGCCGCGGAGTACTTCGGCCTGCCGCGCGACCGCACGGTCATCATGGGCTCCCACATCGAGGTGTAGGCGGGAGCCAGGCGTCCGCCCGAGCGGGCGAGGCGTCCGGCGGGCAGGGCGTCGGGCGGGCAGGGCGTCGGGCGGGCGGGTCGAGCGTCGGCCGGACGGGCGGAGCGTCGGGCAGCCACGGCCGTCCGGGGGTTTGTCCGAGATCCCTCCGGGGTCCGTCCGGCGTCAGGACGGCGTCAAGGTCCGCGCCGGGCGCGTACGGGACGCGTCAGGAGAGCTCCGTCCGTCCCCGCACCGACGTGCAATGGAGGCGGGCCCGGGGACGGACCGCGGGCCGGACGTGCGGAAGAAGCGTGGGCCATGACCGAGACCTCCCGAGTGATCGTCGGAGTGCGCGACCGGGTCGGCGACGCGGCGCTGCTGCACCGCGCGGCCGCGGAGGCGCGCCGGCGGAACGCGCTGTTGGTGCCCGTCCTGGCGTGGACGCCGACCGGCGGCGAGGCGCTCTACCGCAGCCATCCCTGCCCCGAGTTGGAGGACGCCTGGGAGCGCGAGGCCTGCGCCGAGCTCGACGAGCTGGTCACCGACACGTTCGGCCCGGAGGAGCCGGTCCGGGTCCACCCGGTCGTGGTCCGGGCCGCGAGCCTGCGCGACGCCGTCGCCGCGGTGGCGGTGCGCGACGGCGACACGGTCTACGCCGAGCCGTCCCACCTCTCCCTGCTGGAGCGCCTCGGCCTGCACCACCACGGCGCGGCCGCGCACGGACACCGCGTCGCCGTCGTCGGCTAGCCGCGCCCGGTCGACCTCCTCGGACCGGGGGCTCAGCCCGGATACCCGCTGCGGGTCAGCGCAGTCGCGGTACGGGCGGCCTGGTCGAAGGGCGCGATCGAGCCCGCCGCCCGGCAGAGCACGTGCGCGCCTTCGAGCAGGGCGAGCAGGGTGGTGGCCAGGTCCGTCGCCGCGGGCGTGGCGAGTCCCGCGGTGTGCAGCCGGTCGGCCAGGGCCTCGGTCCAGGAGCCGAAGGCGGTCGCGGCCACCTCACGCAGCACGACGTTCTCCGCCGACTCGCCGGAGGCGACGGTGAGCGCCGCGACCGCGCACCCGGCCCCGGCGGCGGAGGCCTCGACGACCGGGCGGACCAGCGCGAGAAAAGCCTCGACCAGGGTGGTCGGATCGTCCGCCGGAAGCGCGGCGAACCGGTCGCGGACGTCGCATCCGTTCCTGGCTGCGGCCTCGGCGACCAGCTGTCCCTTGCCGCCGGGGAAGTGATGGTAGATCGCACCGCGTGCGGCGCCGCTGTCGCGCAGCACCTCGGTGAAGGACATGCCCGCCACCCCGCGCCGCTGCAGCGCCTCGACGGTGGCGTCGATCATGCGCTCCCGGGTGTCACCCGCCATGCCCGTCCGCTCCTCGCCGTCGTTCCCGCTCCGCCACGCCTTGACTAGTACGGCCATCCTAGCCGATGGTGGAAGCATCACTAGTACGGACGTACTACCTAGTCGTCCGTCCGGAGCGAAGGGGATCCCCATGCCCATCACCGTCACCGCACCGCGCGGCGTGCTCACCCCCGAGGGCGAGCGAACCGTCCTGCCCCGCCTCACCACCGCCCTCACCGAGGCCAGCGGCCTCGCCGGGAACCCCGCCTTCCTCGCCGTCGTCGGCGGCACGGTCCACGTGCTCCCGCCCGAGTCGGTCTACGCGGGCGGCGCCAACCGTCCGGTCGTGATGGTCGAGCTGAAGCTGCCCGACGTCGGGCTGCCGACCCTGGAGTCCCGCGCCGCGTTCATCAAGGCGGCGACCGGGATCGTCGCCGAACTCACCACGCCGGGACACCGCCCGGAGGACACCTGGGTCAACATCCTCAACGCACCTGACGGCGCGTGGGGCATCGGCGGCGAGGCCCTCACCGGGGAGCGGCTGGTCGCCCTGCTCACCGCGAGCGGCAGCTGAACCGAGCGCCTCCCGCGCGGACGGCGGACGCCCCGTTCCGGGCCTCCGCCGTCCGCGCCCCGCCCCATCGACCTGCTGCCCCCGAGGCGGCCGCGGACTAGCGTGGTCCACGCGACACCGGACCGCCGCCGCGCAAGCCTGGAGCGACCATGACGGACAGCGCCGACCCGCAGGACCCCCACGACCTGCGCGCGTTCGCCGACCGCCTCCGCCAGGCGATGGAATCGGCCGACCTCGGCCTCTTCGGCGCGATGCTCCACCCGGACGTCCGCTGGGGCGGCGAGCAGGAGACCCCGGAGACCTGCCACTCCCGCTCCGACGTGCTCGCCTGGCACGGCCGCCTCCACGCCGCCGGAGTCCGGGCACACGTGCACGAGGTGATCCTCCGCCCGCACGCGGTCGTGCTGGAACTGGCCCTCACCGGTCCCTCCGCCGGCCCGCGCGGTCCACGCCCCGACCGCGTCTTCCAGGTGTTCCGCCTCACCGACGACCGGATCGCCGACATCCGCGGCTTCCCCACCCGCGACGAGGCCCTGTCCCTGGCCGACCGGCCATGGCAGCCCGCGCAGCACCGATAGCCTCCCGCCGCAACCATCTCCCCTCGACCCGGCCGCCGCCAGTCGATGCCCGAGGTGGCCACGGCGCGCGGCGCGCCCAAGCCGCCACTGGCGTTGCCCGGAGATGACCGCTCCCCGCGCTCGTGCGCGGTTTCGCCGCCCTGCTGAACCCAGCGCCTGAGAATGCCATCCACCTCACCGACTGGATCCGCCGGACACGGGAGGCCGACCTCCCCTTTGCGCACTCCTACGCCACAGGTCTGGAACGCGACCAGGCCGCGGTCACCGCAGCACTCACCCTGCCTTGGCACAACGGGCGCACCGAAGGCGTCAACCACAAGATCAAACTGATCAAACGCCAAACATACGCCCGAGCAGGCTTCCCGCTTCTCCGCCACCGCATCCTGCTCAGCTGACGCTCACGCTCCAAGCATCAACGCCTAGGAAAGTCTTTAAAGGGCCAAGGATCAGACACTCCCGGCCGGACGGACCTCTTCAACCGCCTCAGCTGAGGCAGTCATGTCGCCGATCAGGTGCTAGACGTGCAGCGCGTAGTTTTCGGATGCTCATGCGGGTACGTCCTCGATGTAGTGGTTGTCCATCAGCCGCTGGACGATCATGAGCCCGTGGGTGCCGAGGACGCTGTACCCGAAGGGCGGGTGAGAACCGGGCTGGGTTGTTCGGTCTGGAGGGCCTGCCACTGGGCTGGGGTAAGCCGGGGTGGGACCGTGCGAGGGCTGGTCAGGTACTCGAAGACGTAGGCACATGCCTCATCCTCGGCGGTGAAGCGGAGATGGTATTCGGGCTGTGCGCCCGGTCGGCGACTGCCGGTCACCCAGCATTCGTCGTATCCGTCCCAGGCGAGGAGAAAGTGGTCCGCGGGCCAGGGCTCAGTCTCCTGGGATTCCCAGGTCTCGTCGCTGTCGGGATCGAAATCGGGCACGATGACCGGGTCGGCTGGCCCGGGGTCGATCCAGTACGGCTCGAAGGTGCCGGCCACTTCCGCGGCGCGGCGCAGTTCATCGCGCGTCATCAAAGGGGCCCCCGACGCGCGTCGCTCTTCCCACTCGCGGTGCCAGCGAGCCCGCTCGGTGGCACGCTCCGGGTGCTGACGGGCGAGCTCGGTCTCCGCTTGGGCGCGCAGTTCTTCGGCGGTCTCCACCCAGCGTGCCTTCTCCTGGGTGAAGGCACTCCCGTCCGGGCGGGTCAGCTCTGCGCAGAAGTACGCGCACGCCTGCGCCTCATCGGCGAACTCGCGCAGCACGGTGGGCCAGCCGGGAACCACGTCCTGGCCGCCCTTGACGTACCAGGTACCGGTGCGTGCACTCCCGGTGAGCAGCACCGCCTCCTGCGACGCGCGGGAGCCGGCCCCCGCCGCTGGGTCGGGTCGTCCCGCGATCCGGTACCGGTGCGGATCGACGCCCGCCTTGGCGAGGGTGGCGGCCAACTGTCCTGCATCCATCCTTCGTTCCCTTGCCCTCGCTTCGGTCTGCGGCCCGTTCAATGGGCCAACCCGTCGTATTCGATCGTCCATCCCTCGCCCAGCTCCTGTCTGAGCGACGCGGCGAGCCGCGCGCCCCACTTCGTGAGCTCCTGCTTGGAGCGGACTGGTGCTGCCGGTTCCGCGGCCGGGTTGAGCGACGCCTGGACCATGTCAGCAACTGAGCGGGACCAGTCGTAGAGGTCATCGATCAGTGCCTCGCTGAGCCCGAGTCCGATCACCGGGTCGTCCGGCGCGAAGTCGCTGCGCGCGTCGAATCGCAGCGGCCAGTGTCCGTACTCGCCCAGCAGGCGGATGCTCCGCGGATGGTCGACGGCTCCGTGGGGCTGTGAGCGCCAGTGGAAGCCGCCGCAATGCCAGCAGACGAGGGTCGAGGTGCCGTGTACGGCGTCGTAGTAGTTCAGCGCCCACTGCCGTCCCAGCTCGGCGGCCAGCTTGGTGGCGAGCGCCAGGCCTTCCCGGTGGTGTGTCCGGTCAGGCCCAGCCATCCCTTCGCCCTGGGCGGGCGTGCGACGCGACCAGTCCCACAGGTCGACTGTCAGGTCGTGGGAGAGTGCGAGCTCGGGGGTGTCGAGCAGAATCTCGACACGCTGGTCCGTCGCCTTTCGCAACGGCGAACTGTCGCCGGCCTTCAGCAGAATTCTCCGCGCTGTCATCGTGTTCTCCACGCTCATGCGAGGTTTGCCCCCACCACGAAGCCATTGTCCCCGACCGTGATCGCCACATGGCGCTCCACGCCCTTGTACAAGATCTCGTAGATGGGGCGTCCCATGTCGTTGCCCTGGTAGCCGATGACCTTCCCGTCCGTGAGTGCCTGCCGGATCAGGTCCGGGACTTCCCGCAACGTGATGCCGTTATCAGCGAACTCCACGCCGTGTCGCGCGACGACGTGGATGAGGCCGGCGTTGATGTTGCCGGTCTCCAGGAACGCGAGCTGCCCTCCTGGCATCGAGGTGACCCACAGCAGGTCCTTCCGGCTGAAGGTGATCCCCAGCTTCTGCAGCTTGTCCACCAGCTTGGGGTCGACCGAGCGATCGAAGCGGGCCAGTTCGGCGGCCCGCTGGGCGATGTCGGCGTTGAGCCCTGCGGCGACGGCGCCGTTGATGTTTTTCGCGGCGAGGGCCTCCCGGACCGCGGCGAGGGCGTCTTCGAGGCCTGCGCTGGCCTGGATGGCGTCCCGAACCGCGGCCGCGACCCGGACGGACTCAAGGATCTTGTTCGCCGGTACGAAGGCGGAAGCGGCCAGCACGCAGTGGAGGCCGTTGCCGGCGAGGCACTTGGTGACGTCGCCCTTGAAGTCGTCCCACATGGCCTGCAGGATCAGGTTTTCGGCGTCGCCGAACTGGTCCTGGATGTGGTCGAAGCTGGTGGTCTGCGTGCTGGGAGGTGCCGTGTCGAGGAGGAAGGTGTCCGAGGCGGGGCAGCCGCTCGCGGTGGCCGGGGCGTTCAGGTCGGCGCAGTAGAAGAAGTCGACGGTGACCTGGTAGGTGATCGTGTAGGTCTGGGTGCACAGGCCGTTGCTGAGCCAGATGGGCTTGCAATCGCCGGTCGCTGTGGCGGTGCCCGGGGTGATCCGGGCCATGGCGAAGACGTGCGGGATGCCGGTGGCGCCGCCGTCGTCGATCGCGGTGGTGTCCTGTTGTTCTTCGGCGGTGGTGGCGGCGGCCTGGGCCTGGGCGGCCTGGTTCTCGGCGTCCTTGGCTGCTGCGGCGGCGGCTGCGGCGTCCTGGTCGGCCTGGGCGGCGTCCTGCCGTGCGGCCGTCGCTGCTGCGGCGGCGGCGGTGGCGGCTTGCTGGGCGGCGGCGGCGTCGGAGTCGGCGGCGGTTGCTGCGGCCTTCGCGGCGGTGGCGTCGCCCTGGGCTTGGTCGGCGTCGGCTTGGGCGGTGGCCTGGGCGGCGGCGGCCTGGTCGTCGTACTGCTGCGCCGCCGCGTCGGCGGCCTGGGTCTGGTCGGCGTACTGGCGGGCGCGGTCGGCGCTGGCGACGGCCTGCGCCGCCGACACGGTCGCTGCTGCTGCCTGGGTGGTGGCGTCGGCGGCCGAGGTGGCCGCGGCTTTGGCGTCCGCGCTCGCGGTGGCGGCGGAGGCCTGGGCCTGCTGCGCGGCCTGCTGGGCGGCGTTCGCGCGGGCGGCAGCGGTGGCGGCCTGCTGCTCGGCGACCGTCTTGGATGCCTGCGCGGTCAGCACCGCGAGTCCGGCCGCGCTGTCGGTGTCCTGGTAGGGGGCGCCGAGCTGGACCGCGTCATTCGCCGGTGCGGCGACCTGCAGCGCGGCATCGGAGGCGGCGGTGGCCGCCTGGGCGGTCGCGTACGCATACCCGGCCGCCGTGCTGGCTGTGGTCTGCGCCTGTGCGGCCTGGGTCCTGGAGGCGGTCGCGTCCGCATGTGCTTTCGCGGCCTGCGTTTTGGCGGTCGCGGCGTCTTGCTGTGCCGTGGCGGCCGCCGCGGCGGCGTTCTGGGAGTCGCTGATGGCCTTCGCTGCGGCCTGGTTGTCCATCGCGACGGCCTGGTCAGCGGCCGCCTTCTGCGCGGCGGCGTCCTTCGCCGCTGCACCGGCGGCATCGGCTGCCGCCTGCGCCCGCGTGGCGGCGGCGTCCGCAGCGGCAGCCTTCGACGTGGCGTCGTTCGCCGCGGTCTGCGCGCTGGTGGCTGCGGTGGTCGCGTCCGCTGCGTCCTGGTCGGCCTGGTTCGCCGCATTGCGCGCGTCGGCGGCATCCGAGTTCGACGACTCCGCGTCCGCGTAGGCATCGGCCGCCTGTGCCTTCGCCTGAAGCGCGTTCTGCTGCTGCTCGGCAGCCCACGCCTGCTGCCGGGCCGCACGGGCCGCACTGTCCTGGGCCTGGGCGGCCTGCTTGGCCGTGTTCGCGGCGGTCTCGGCCTGCTGGGCGTCCTGCTGCTTCGCGGTCGCCGTCGCGGCATCGGCCTGAGCCGTCGACGCGTCGGTGGCGGCCTGGGCCTGGTCGGTCTGGGCCTGCTGCATGTCAGAGGCCGCGTTGGCGAGCTGGGTGGCGGCGGTCTGCTGGTCGGCCTGGGCCCGTTGCGCGGCTTGCTGGGCGGTGGCTTCGCCGGCCTGCGCGGTGGCGAGCTGCGTCTTGGCGTCCGCCTCCGCCGCCGCTGCGGCCTTTGCCTGTCCGGCGGCGCCGGCTGCGGCGTCCTTGGCCTGCTGATCCGCTGCGGCTGCGGCGGCGGCGTCGAACGCGGCCTTGCTCTCGTGCGCCTGCGTGAGGGCGAGCGCCTGAAGGGTCTGTCCCTGGTCGGCGGCGGCAACGGTGGCCTGGTAGGCGGTCGTGCCGGCCTTGTGCACCGCGTCGAGCGCCGCAGCGCTCGCGGCGGTGACCTGCGCCTCCTGCAGGGCGGCGAGCAGGCCGCGCCCGCGCGGGGCGCCCTGCTGGTCGGCGATCACGTAGGCCTGCTGCTGTGCCGACTGCACCTGGGCGGCATCGGTCTGGGCGGTAGTCAGTTGCTGGGCGAGGTCCGCCAGCCGCGCCTTCGCCTCCGCTTGGGCGCCGCTCAGGCCTGCGGCGACGCTGGTGAAGGTCGCCTTGGAGGGGTAGCTGGGCGAATTGACGCCCGTGGCCCCGGTGCCGGAGTCGTCCTGGACGGCGGTGAAACGCTGGCTGGCACCGGCGTTGCAGGCCGCGACCTGGGCGTACTGCTTCACATCGGGGGTGGGCAGGTCCAGGCACAGACCGGTGCCGAGGTTCTTGACTTCGGTGCCGCCGACGGTGAGGTCCCACCTTTGGGAGGCGCTCTTGTTGCAGTTCCCGAGCTGGACAGCGGTGCCGGGTTTAGGGGTGCCGTGGGTGCCGTCCATGTCCATGCACAGGTGGGCGGCCTGGTCGGTCAGCGCCTGCGTGGTCTGGTCGTAGGTCCAGCTCTGGCCCGCCGTGCTGTTGCACGTCCACAGCCACAGCCGGGTCCCCGGAGTGTGGCTGGCGGCCGGGTCGTCCAG
This genomic interval from Streptacidiphilus rugosus AM-16 contains the following:
- a CDS encoding RICIN domain-containing protein, which produces MTAATAMATAAALTASTAPASAAALPVTASTTSAVTGAEQLRADQCVMGTVLRIGGPAEKAVAAQALDGSPAQLRAVASDATGSALQKAWDGDFQGANAISHRLQGRTQVWQQSVPMSLPPGFTQAQWGFAPNFFDTVGLNAWVANDYSPDQAGLTAPVIPVADKAAQGAVVALGNARYTSGAGSMAEQSAWRVLTSDLADYPLAADDARMLLEDGGFPATAPAAGSVDFRVAVEDLKARFASCDWRNPGDPNSVLGPVVDTAATEWQHEVSSQQAQRDSILASSQSATAALAKASEDLGELLGRSWQAGRLATWQQYWTGPGKVGVAPITFHDTASPGRCLDDPAASHTPGTRLWLWTCNSTAGQSWTYDQTTQALTDQAAHLCMDMDGTHGTPKPGTAVQLGNCNKSASQRWDLTVGGTEVKNLGTGLCLDLPTPDVKQYAQVAACNAGASQRFTAVQDDSGTGATGVNSPSYPSKATFTSVAAGLSGAQAEAKARLADLAQQLTTAQTDAAQVQSAQQQAYVIADQQGAPRGRGLLAALQEAQVTAASAAALDAVHKAGTTAYQATVAAADQGQTLQALALTQAHESKAAFDAAAAAAADQQAKDAAAGAAGQAKAAAAAEADAKTQLATAQAGEATAQQAAQRAQADQQTAATQLANAASDMQQAQTDQAQAATDASTAQADAATATAKQQDAQQAETAANTAKQAAQAQDSAARAARQQAWAAEQQQNALQAKAQAADAYADAESSNSDAADARNAANQADQDAADATTAATSAQTAANDATSKAAAADAAATRAQAAADAAGAAAKDAAAQKAAADQAVAMDNQAAAKAISDSQNAAAAAATAQQDAATAKTQAAKAHADATASRTQAAQAQTTASTAAGYAYATAQAATAASDAALQVAAPANDAVQLGAPYQDTDSAAGLAVLTAQASKTVAEQQAATAAARANAAQQAAQQAQASAATASADAKAAATSAADATTQAAAATVSAAQAVASADRARQYADQTQAADAAAQQYDDQAAAAQATAQADADQAQGDATAAKAAATAADSDAAAAQQAATAAAAAATAARQDAAQADQDAAAAAAAAKDAENQAAQAQAAATTAEEQQDTTAIDDGGATGIPHVFAMARITPGTATATGDCKPIWLSNGLCTQTYTITYQVTVDFFYCADLNAPATASGCPASDTFLLDTAPPSTQTTSFDHIQDQFGDAENLILQAMWDDFKGDVTKCLAGNGLHCVLAASAFVPANKILESVRVAAAVRDAIQASAGLEDALAAVREALAAKNINGAVAAGLNADIAQRAAELARFDRSVDPKLVDKLQKLGITFSRKDLLWVTSMPGGQLAFLETGNINAGLIHVVARHGVEFADNGITLREVPDLIRQALTDGKVIGYQGNDMGRPIYEILYKGVERHVAITVGDNGFVVGANLA